Sequence from the Streptomyces sp. NBC_01408 genome:
CCGTACGCGGGCGCCGACCCTGGCGTCCCGGTAGAACCGGGCCCGGTCGAGACGGGCGGACGTCGTCCCGTCGAGCACCCGCACGGTGACCTGGCGGTCCGCGTCCCGGTCCATCGCGCGCCAGGTCTCGCCCGGGCCACGGGGGGCGAGCTTCTCCAGGAGCGCGTACCGGCCGCGCAGCAGGTGCCCCACGCCGTGGGCCTGGAGCGTGGTCCCTCCCCGGCCCCGCGGGGGTTCCTGTCCGGCCGCGCCTGCCGGCGGCGGCGGCGGAGCGACGGGGACGCGGCGTCCGGCCGTCGGCGTCCGGGCCTCCAGGTCCAGTTCCCGCAGGGCCTTGGCGACGGCACCTGCTGTCGCGGGACGGTCCCCGGGGTCCTTGGCCAGCAGTGCGAGCACCAGCGCGTCCAGGTCCGGGGGGACGTCGGGGCGCAGGAAGCGGAGCGATCTCGGTGCCTCCTGCACGTGGCGCAGCAGGAGACTGTACTTCGGGCCGCCCGTGAACGGGGGTGCGCCGGTGAGCAGGGCGTAGAGCACGCAGCCGAAGGAGTAGAGGTCGGAGCGCGCGTCCACCTGCTCGGCCCGGCACTGCTCCGGGGCCAGGTACTCGAAGGTCCCCATGACGTGGCCGTCCGGCGTCAGACCCTTGGTCGAATCGGAGGAGTAGGCGATGCCGAAGTCGCAGACCTTGACGCGTCCGTCGTTCTGGCGGAAGAGGTTCGCCGGTTTGAGGTCGCGGTGGACGACGCCCTGGCCGTGCGCGGCGGCCACGGCGTCGAGCGTCTGGCACGCCACGTCGACCACTTGGGCGAGCGGCAGCCCGGTGGGGACCCAGCGCAGGACGTGTGCCAGGTCCACGCCCTCCAGCAGTTCCATGACGATGAAGGTGCGTCCCAGGTCCTGCCCGACGTCGTGCACCACCACGAGGCCGGGGTGCCGCAGCCTCGCGGTGATTTCGGCTTCCCTGCTGAACCGCTTCTCGGCCGTGTCCCCCGAAACGTCCGTGCGCAGGATCTTCAGCGCGACCGGACGGCGCAGGTTCTGGTCCTCCCCCCGCCAGACTTCCCCGAACCCTCCCCGGCCCAGCGGCTTCACCAGCCGATAGCGCCCGCTGAGCAGAATTCCGGCCTCCAACGCACCCCCAGGTTCTGTGAACCAGCGCCTCGTGCGGCAACTCCCTGATGATGACAGGATTTTGCGCCCGCTGCGCCCCGTCCACGGCGGCCCGGGCGGCACCGCGGGCGGCCGGGCGCCGTCTCCTCCACCCCCTACCGGGGTATGACTTCCGACTTGGCTCCACGGTCCGACGTAGGGTCCGAGACCTTCTCCTTACCTTCCTCCTCGTCACGAGGAGAGGAGAAGGGGCATGCGCCGCTTCGCAAGGACGCTGGTCACGGCCGCGCTGGCGGTGGCCGCCGTCGCGGGCACCGCGGGATGGGCCTCCGGTGAGAGCCAGTCCGCGGTCACCGGGCCGCCGCCGGGCACCGCCGCCTGGCTGGCCGACACGGCCTCCGGCCGGCCGCTGCCCGATCCGGCGACCGCTGCGCCGGGCGAGGTGGCCCGGTTCTTCGCCGGGCTTGACAAGGGTGTGCGGCGGGAACTCCTGGGCCGCCACCCGTTGGTGGTAGGCAATCTGGACGGTGCGCCGCTCCCCCTGCGGTACGAGGCCAACCGGATCGCCGTGGCCGCCACCGGTGAGGCGCGGTACGCCTCGCTGGCCGCGCCGGACCGGCAGATCCTCGCCTTCGACCCGCGCGGCCGGGGCCAGGTCGCCGAGGTCTTCGGGGACCTGGAACGCGCGGCGCACGTCTCGGTGATCGTGCCGGGTTCGGACAACGACGCCACCGCCTACGACGGTGGGCGCAGGGCGCACACGGGGCCGGCCGGGATGGCCCGTTCGCTGCGGGCGGCCGCCGGCCCGGCCGACGCCGTGATCGCCTGGACCGGTTACACGACCCCGGTCGGGGTGGGCCTGGACGCGGCCGACGGACGGCTCGCGCAGGCCGGGGCGGCCCGCCTGGCCCGGTTCACCGCCGGACTCGATGCGGTCGGCGCCCCCGACCCGGCGCTGTTCTGCCACAGCTACGGCTCGGTGGTCTGCGGGCTGGCGGCCCGGCACACCGACGCCGCCGACATCGTCGTCCTCGGCTCGCCGGGGATGCGCGCGGACACCGCCGGCGCCCTGCGCACCGGTGCCCGCGTCTGGGCGGCCCGCGGCCCCTCCGACTGGATCGCCGACGTCCCGAACGTCGAGTTCGCCGGGATCGGCCACGGCGCCGACCCCACCTCCCCGGCCTTCGGTGCCCGCCGGGTGCCCGCCGCCGACGTCCAGGGCCACACCGGCTACTTCACGCCCGGCACCCAGTCCCTGGCGGCCTTCGCCGCGATCGCGAAGGGAGAGGCCCGATGAGCGCCTCCGCCACTCTGTCCCCGCTGAAGAAGGCCGTCGAACGGATCGACCGGCAGACCCCCGCCCACCGCGACCGGGCCGTCGACGGGCTGCGCGCGCTCGCCCTGCTGGCCGTGCCGACCGGCCACTGGCTGCTCGGCGGGTTCACCCTGGACGCCGGGGGCGGGCTGCACAACGCCAGCCCGCTGTCCGCCTTCGGCGGGCTCGCCCCGGCCAGCTGGGTGCTCCAGATGCTGGGCATCTTCTTCCTGGTCGGCGGGTACGCCTCCGCGCTGTCCTTCCGGCGCCACGAGGGATCGGTGACCGCGTGGCTGAAGGGCCGGATGGTCCGGCTGGGGCGGCCGGTGCTGGGGGTGACCGCGGTGTGGGCGCTGGCCGCGCCGGTGCTGTACGCGGCCGGGGTGCCGGAGGCCACGCTGCGGACCGGGGCGACGCTGGTGATCCAGCCGCTGTGGTTCGTCGGGGTGTACGCCGTGGTCACCGCGCTGACCCCGTACTGCGTGCGGGCGGCGCACAGGCTCGGCGGCTGGGCCGCGCTGCCGCTGATCGCCTCGGTGGCCGTGGTCGACTTCCTGCGCTACGGGCCGCTCGCGGAGTCCGTGCCGTCCTGGCTGGCGCTGTTGAACATCCTGCCGGGCTGGCTGTTCGCGTACCAGCTGGGCGTGGCCTGGGGCGAGCGGCTGATCGGGCGGCGCGGGGCCTGGCTGCTGCTGGCGGGCGGGGGCGTGCTGTTCGCCGCGCTGCTGGTGGTCTTCCACTACCCGGCGTCGATGGTGGGCGTACCGGGCGAGGCCCGGACCAATTCGCACCCGCCGTCGCTGCTGGTGCTGGCCCTGGCCGCCGCGCAGTCGGGGGCGGCGATGCTGCTGCGCGACCGGCTCGCGAGGCTGCTGGCCCGGCCGGCCCTGTGGGCTCCGGTGGTCGTGGTCAACCTGTGCGCGATGACGATCCTGTGCTGGCACCAGAGCGCGATGCTGGCCGCGGCCGTTCCCGGTTCGTTCGTGGGTGAGCTGGCGGGGCTGACTACGGCGCCGGACAGCCTGGGCTGGATCGTGGCGCGGGTGGCGTGGATGCCGGTGTTCGCCGTGCTGCTGGTGGGCATCGCCCGGTACGCGCGCCGGTTCGAGGGGCCGCCGGTGGAGGGGCGCACGGCCCCGGCGGTGCGCCGGGCGCTCGCCGGTGTGCTCGCGGCGGGGTTCGCGGTGTTCGCCCTGGGCCTCGCGTAACGGCCGGGGCGGGATATGACGAGAGCGCCGCTCCCCGGAGGGAGCGGCGCTCTCGGCGTGTGGCGCGACCGGGGCCGGGTGCCGGTGTCAGGCGATCGAGGCCGCGACGATGGCGGCCACCGCCAGGTTGCAGGAGGCCGTGACCCACACCGCGGGGTGGGGCTCCGGCTCGACGAGGATGGCGCCGAGCTTGCCCGGGGTCACCAGGTCGAGCACCAGGAAGGCCACGCCCATCAGGACCAGGCCGAGCAGGCCGAAGGCCGCGGTGGAGAGCAGCCCCTTGCCGAAGTCGTCGTACGTCGTCCAGATCGAGGTGAAGACAATGCCGCCGATGCCGAGGAGCGCGGAGCTGAGCAGGATGGAGGCGTTGCGGTTGCGCTCTTCCCAGATCTGCTTCGGGAGCTTCCCGGGCGTCAGCACGTCCACGAGGACGATGCCGAGGATCAGCAGCACCAGGCCGAGGGCGCCGAAGGCGCTGGTGCGGCCAAGTCCGTTGATGATGTCGCTCATTGAGAAGCCTGTCTCCGCGTGGGTGGGAAAGGATGTGCCGTGGGGAGGCCGAATCTATCGCACGGCCGTGCGGTGGACCATGGGGAGGTCAGGAAATGGCAGAGGTCAGGGCCGCGCGGGCGGACGAGGCCGAGGCCCTGACGGGGCTCGTGATGCGGTCGAAGGCGCACTGGGGCTACGACGCCGCGTTCCTGGCCGCGTGCGCGGAGGAACTGCGGATCCGCCCCGCCGACGTGACGGCACGCCGGATCGTGGTGGCCGAAAACGGGCGCGGGGACGTCCTGGGGCTCGCCTCACTGGAGGGCGCGCCCCCGCGGGCGGAGCTGGGGCTGCTGTTCGTGGAGCCCTCGGCCATCGGGCAGGGCGTGGGGCGGATGCTCTACCGCGACGTGCTGCGCCGGGCCGTGGAGCTGGGCGTGCGCAGGCTGCTGATCGACGCCGATCCGCACGCGGCCGGGTTCTACCGGGCGATGGGGGCGGTGGCGGCGTCGGCGGCGGGAGCCGCGGCCGGTGGGGGCGACGGCGTGGGCCCGAGCGGGGACGGCATCGGCGAGGGCTTGGGCCTGGGCGATGGCGCCGGCACCGGCGAGGGCCGGGGCAGCGACAGCGACAGCGACAGCGAGGGCAGCGGCCCCGCGGGGGCTCTGGTGCGCTTCGAAGTGGCCCCCGCCCCGCTCGCCGGCTGGGCGCGGGCGTGGACCGGTGGCGGGCGGGCCGTGCACCTGGGCAATGTCGCCGAGTTCAACGCACAGTTCGCCGACGCCTCGCTGGACCGGGAGCAGCGGCCCGCGCACCACTACGCCGCCCTGGCCGCCTTCTACAGCCCGTACCCGGCGGCGCTGGTGCTGCCCCGGGCGGTACCGGAAGGGTGGGCGGCGCTGGTCTGCCGCCAACTGGGCTGGACCGGGGTGGAGGTGTACGACGGCCTCGTGGACCGGGGTCCGGGCCTCGTGGACGCCGTACGGGCCCGCCCGGCGCTGGCCGCGCTGCTGACCGGGGCCGGGCTGCCCCTCGTACCGTGGGGGCGGACGCGCCCGTTCGCGGAGCTGGCGGGCCGGCCGTGGCGGCCCGGGGAGCTGCGGTACGAGTCGAAGTCCGCGTCGCACGCGCTCTTCGGGCGGATCCTGGCGGAGGGCGGGCATCCGGGGATCGTGCTGCCTGCGCAGTGGCGGGCCGGTGGCCGGTGGGCCGCGGCGCGGCTCCTCTCCGCCCGGGCCAGGGCGGGCGAGAGCAGTGTTCTGAAATCGGAGCACGGTGTCGGGGGTTCGGGCACCACGGTGGTGACACCGGACGAGGTCCGGGCGGCGGGCGGGGCCCGCGCCGTACTGCGCCGGCTGCCGCGCGGGCCGCTCCTGGTGGAGGAGTACGTGTCCGGCCCGGCCGAGGGGCCGCGCGACCTGACGTACGACGGCTTCGTGGACCCGCGGGGCCGGGTGCACGAGGTCGGCGGGGCGGTGATGGAGGTGGACGGCGCCGCCTACCGGGGGGCCACGGTCGGGCCGGGCGTGGTGCCCGCCTGGTCGGAGCGGGCGCTGCTCGGCTTCGGGGCGGCGGTGGGGCGGGAGCTGGCGGCCTCCGGCTACCGGGGCTGGTTCGACGTGGACTTCGTGGCGGACGGCGCGGGGCGGCTCGCGCCGACCGAGACGAACCTGCGGCTGACCGGGCCCTCGGTGGCCTTCATGGTGGCGGCCCGGCTCGACGCGCTGCGGGGCGCGGGGCATTTCGTACGGATCGCGGACCGGGTGGAGCTGGGCGCCCGGCTGCCGGACGCCCAGCTGGACGAGGTGTGCGAGGCCCTGGCCCGGGACTGCGCGGAGCTCGGGGCGGTGTTCGTCCCCGCGATCCCGACGGCCGCCTTCGCCCCCCTTCCCTGGCTGGGCGTGCTGGTGGCCGCGCACAGCCGGGAGGTGCTGGACGCGGCCGAGGCGCTGGTCCGGGAGCGGGCCCTGGCGGTGGGGGCGGGGTTCGGCGGCCCCGCGCAGCCGGAGCCGACGCCGCAAGCCCGAACGCGGCGGCAGCCACAGCCCGGTCAGTCCTCGAAGTCGAAGGGCGAGGCCTTCTTGCGGGAGACGTAGAAGGCGAGGACGGCGGCCGCGATCATCAGGGGGACGTTGAAGGTGTAGACGAGCGCGGCCTGCCGCGGCCAGTCCTGTTTGGCTGCCAGCCGGTAGAGGTTGTCCTGCGGCCACCAGGACACCAGCAGGTAGACCACGGCCAGGTGGGCCGCGGTGGTGAGCGCGCGGCCCCGGCCGTGGCTCAGCATCCGTGCGCGTCCCGTGAAGAGGAACACCACCCCGAGGCCGAAGGCCAGGCACTCGAACAGGTAGAGGTTGCCGAAGAGGAACGCCCACGGGTTCGGCACCCCGGTGAGGTCGGTCGATCCGGGCCAGATGAAGTCCGTGAGCAGCCGGGAGACGAAGGCCAGCACGATCGCCCCGCAGCCGATGGCGCACGAGGCGGAGCCCTCGCCCGCGCTCGCGGCTCCGTACTTGCCCCCGCCGCGGGCCACTCCCGCGGTGGCGTCTCCGAGGACCGTCTGCGGCGGTTGGGGCAGGCCCGCCCGGTCCTCCTGGCCGGCCCGGTTGCGGGGCAGGATGCGCAGCCGCACCACGGCGCGGGGCCGGTCCTCGGAGGGCACCTTGTCCGCCAGGTGCGCGCGTACCTCGTCGATGTCGGGCAGGAGGGAGCCGGGGGGCCATGACGTGTCGTCGGCGGGCGGGGCCACGTAGGCGACGAGGCGCCGGACGCCCTGGAACCCGGGCACGGCGGCCACCATCGCCGAGCCGATGCCCTCATGGCCGCGGAGTGCGGATTCCAGTGCGTGCGGGTCGAGGGTGCGCCCGTCCACGGTGATCCGGTCGCGGATCCGGCCGCCGAATTCCAGCAGCCCGTCCTCGCGCAGCCGCGCGAGGTCGCCGGTGGGGATCGCGTCGCCGCCGTCGGGCGGGGTGAGGCGGATCTCCCCCGCGCGGAGGTCGACGCGGCAGCCCGGGAAGGGGGTGCCGATGAGGGAGAGTTCTTCCGGGTCGTCGACCGGGCCGGGCAGCTGCGGCAGGTCGAACCAGGCGCCGGCGCCCGCGGTCTCGGTGAGCCCGTACACGTTCAGCAGCCGTACGCCGGTCCGCAGGCGGCTCTGGAGGGCGGCCTGTTCGTCGAGGTAGAGCCGGTCGCCGGTGACGGTGAGCAGCCGCACCGCCCGCAGCTGCGGGCCGGCCTCGTGGCGGGGCCCGGGAACGCCCGGCTGCTGGCCGGCATCCTTCGGTCCGGGGTCCCGCAGGAGCAGCCGGGCGGCGCCGGCCGGGTCGGTGTGCACGACGGTGACCTGCTCGGCTTCGATCGCCTCGCGGATCTCCTCCGGCCGCCAGGGCGCCAGCACGGGCACGACGAGGGCGCCGCCCGAGCACAGGGCCCGGGTCCAGCCCGCCGCGAAGGCGGTGACGGACGCTCCGGAGGTGACCAGATGACGGTCGCCCGGGTGCAGCCGGGCCACCTCCGCCCAGCTCTCGTAGGCGGCGAGCAGCCGGGGGTGGCTGATGGGGACCGCGCGCGGAACGGCTCCCCCGGCACAGAGGACGGCCGCGGTCCGTCCGGGTCCGGTGCGCGGGGGCGGGCCGGTGGGGCGGGCGGATATCGCGGCGGACTCCGAGCCGAGGCGGATCACCCGCCGTCCGCTGCCGTCGTCGAGGCGGGCCTCGTGGGGGGCGTGCGTGAGCAGCGCGAACGGTTCGACGGCGGCGAGCAGTTGCCGGGCGGCGCGCGGGGCCTCTACGTCGACGACGGTGTAGGCGGCGCCGGCCTTGAGGGCGGCCAGGACGGCGACGAGCAGTTCGGACTGCCGGGCGGTACCGACGGCCACGAGCGCATCGGCCGGCAGTCCGGCGTCGAGCAGGTAGTGCGCCAACTGGTTGGCGCGGGCGTCGAGTTGTCCGTAGGTGAGGCTGTCGGCGCCGGCGATGACGGCGTGGGCACCGGGGGTGTCCCGGGCCCATCGCTCGAAGCGGTGCAGGACGGTGTCGGTGCCGTCGGAGGACGGCCGGTCTGAGCGGGTGGACTCGGATCCCTGCGTCATGTCCCGATGATGCCACCGGGCACCGACAGTGGAGGAGGCTCGTGAAATTCCCCCCCTTCGTACGGAAGTTGGGGTGCCGCCCGGCGGCTTGCCGCCCGGCGATCCGGCCCGCACGTCCGGTCGGCGGGGCGGGGCGGCCGGGTGCCACTGACGGGTGGTCCGGGAGCGGAGCATTGACCTCAAGTTTGGTTGAGGTCTTACGGTTCGGTTCATGGACATGGAAGTCACCGCTTGGACATCGCTCCACAGTGCGATCAACGCCCAGCAGGACCGTCGGCCGCTCTCGCGGGCGAGCCTGCGCCGGATCGCCGCCTTCGCCCGCCCGCACCGCCGCGGGCTCACCTTCTTCCTGCTGCTCAGTGTGGTGACCGCACTGCTCGCGGTGGCCACCCCGGTGCTCGCCAGCCGGATCGTGGACGCCATCGTGGGCGGCCGGGACAGCGGCACGGTCACCCGCCTCGCCCTCCTGATCGCGCTGATCGCGGTCGCCGAGGCGGCGTTGGGGCTGCTGATCCGCAGACTCTCCGCCACCCTCGGGGAGGGGCTGATCCTGGACCTGCGCACGGCGGTCTTCGACCACGTGCAGCGGATGCCGGTGGCCTTCTTCACCCGGACCCGCACCGGGGCCCTGGTCAGCCGGCTCAACAACGACGTGATCGGCGCCCAGCGGGCCTTCAGCAACACCCTGTCCGGGGTGGTCGCCAACACCGTGACCCTGCTGCTGACCCTGGCCGTGATGCTGAGCATCTCCTGGCAGATCACCCTGCTGGCGCTGGTGCTGCTGCCGGTGTTCGTGCTGCCGGCCCGCCGGATGGGTGCGCGGATGGCGGCCATGCAGCGGGAGGCCTCCGCGCTGAACGCCGCGATGGGCACCCAGATGACGGAACGCTTCTCCGCCCCGGGCGCGACCCTGGTCAAGCTCTTCGGCCGGCCCGCCGACGAGTCCGCGGAGTTCGCGGCCCGCGCGGCGCGGGTGCGGGACATCGGGATTCGCACGGCGATGGCCCAGTCGGCCTTCATCACCGCCCTCACCCTGGTCTCGGCGCTGGCCCTGGCGCTCGTCTACGGGCTGGGCGGCTACTACGCCCTGCGCGGGACCCTGGACGCCGGTTCCGTCGTCGCCCTCGCCCTGCTCCTGACCCGGCTCTACGCCCCGCTCACCGCGCTCGCCGGAGCCCGCGTCGAGGTGATGAGCGCCATGGTGAGCTTCGAGCGGGTCTTCGAGATCCTCGACCTGAAGCCGCTGATCTCCCAGAAGCCGGACGCCCGTAGGGTGCCGGACGGGCCGGTGACCGTCGAGTTCGACGGGGTGTCCTTCGGCTACCCCTCCCCCGACAAGGTCTCGCTCGCCTCCCTGGAGGAGGTCGCCACCCTCGACGCACGGGGCGGCACCCAGGTGCTGCACGAGGTGTCGTTCCGCGCCGGACCCGGCCAGATGATCGCCCTGGTCGGCTCGTCCGGCGCCGGCAAGTCGACCATCGCGCAGCTGCTGCCCCGGCTGTACGACGCGGACGCGGGCGCGGTCCGCCTGGGCGGGGTCGACGTACGCGACCTCACGGCCGACTCGATCCGCGAGACGCTCGGCATGGTCACCCAGGACGGGCACCTCTTCCACGAGTCGGTACGGGCCAACCTGCTGCTGGCCAGGCCGGACGCGGCCGAGGAGGAGATCTGGGAGGCCCTGCGCCGCTCCCGCCTGGACGGGCTGGTCGCCTCCCTGCCGGACGGGCTGGACACGGTCGTCGGGGAGCGCGGCTACCGGCTGTCGGGCGGCGAACGGCAGCGGCTGACCATCGCGCGGCTGCTGCTGGCCCGGCAGCGGGTGGTGATCCTCGACGAGGCCACCGCCCACCTGGACTCCACCTCCGAGGCGGCGGTGCAGGAGGCGCTCGGCGAGGCCCTGGCCGGCCGGACCGCGGTGGTGATCGCGCACCGGCTGTCGACCGTACAGGCGGCCGATCAGATCCTGGTGGTCGAGGAGGGCCGGATCGTGGAACGCGGCACCCACACCGAGCTGCTGGCCGCGGGCGGCCGGTACGAGGAGCTGTACCGCACCCAGTTCGCGGCGGCGGAAGCGCATTCGGGCGGCGCGGTCCCGGCGCCGGGAGCATGATGGCCGACAGGTCCACCGCCCGGCCGGGCAACTGCCGAACTTGGAGCATCAGATGGACATCAAGCTGGAACTGGTCGCCGTCCCCGTCACCGATGTGGACCGGGCCAAGGCCTTTTACGAGCGGATCGGCTTCAACGCCGACCACGACGTCACCGTGAGCGAGGACGTCCGCTTCGTGCAGCTCACCCCGCCGGGGTCGGCCTGCTCGATCGCCCTCGGCAAGGGACTCACCCGGATGACCCCGGGCTCCCTGGACAACATGCAGGTCGTCGTCACCGACATCGAGGAGGCGTACGCCGACCTCAGGGGCCGCGGCATCGAGGTGACCGAGATCCAGGACATGCCGTGGGGGTCCTTCGTCTACTTCTCGGACCCGGACGGCAACGGCTGGGCGGTCCAGCAGACGACCCCGCGCACCTCGTCCGGCTCCGGGACGGGCGCCGAGGGCTAGACCCCGGACCTGGGCCAGGCCTGGACCCAGGTCCAGGCCCAGGTCTAGGTCTAGGCCCAGGCCTGGGGAGCACCCCCTGCGCTGTGGGATGGTGGTCGGGTGATGCTGGAAGACCTCGTCCGACTGCGCCGGGCCCGTGACCTGATGGACCGCGACTACGCGGAGCCGCTCGACGTCCCGGCGCTGGCGCACGCCGCCCTCATGTCGCCGGGCCATTTCTCCCGCAGCTTCCGCGCCGCCTTCGGGGAGACCCCGTACAGCTACCTGATGACGCGCAGGATCGAACGGGCCAAGGCGCTGCTGCGCCGGGGCGACCTGTCGGTGACGGAGGTCTGCTTCGCGGTCGGATGTACGTCGCTGGGCTCGTTCAGCTCGCGCTTCACCGAGCTGGTGGGCGAGAGCCCGAGCGCCTACCGGGCACGCGGTCACGACCAGGGCGCGGACATCCCGGCGTGCGTCGCCAAGATCTTCACCCGGCCGGT
This genomic interval carries:
- a CDS encoding protein kinase; this encodes MEAGILLSGRYRLVKPLGRGGFGEVWRGEDQNLRRPVALKILRTDVSGDTAEKRFSREAEITARLRHPGLVVVHDVGQDLGRTFIVMELLEGVDLAHVLRWVPTGLPLAQVVDVACQTLDAVAAAHGQGVVHRDLKPANLFRQNDGRVKVCDFGIAYSSDSTKGLTPDGHVMGTFEYLAPEQCRAEQVDARSDLYSFGCVLYALLTGAPPFTGGPKYSLLLRHVQEAPRSLRFLRPDVPPDLDALVLALLAKDPGDRPATAGAVAKALRELDLEARTPTAGRRVPVAPPPPPAGAAGQEPPRGRGGTTLQAHGVGHLLRGRYALLEKLAPRGPGETWRAMDRDADRQVTVRVLDGTTSARLDRARFYRDARVGARVRHPGLAVVHETDWDGELAFTVGEFVEGSSLHGVLARSTGGLPLDEALGLSRQLADALGAAHQDSVVHLGLTSGNVLRQRDGQIKLSDFGVTCAAPGEIPGSGFFTAPEQWRGERPDERTDLYAFGCLLYALFTAHPPFKGPGLDELRRSHLTQEAPLLRSVRPAVPPALERLASGLLAKEPGRRPPVHEAKTVLTLLAREGSEHAPTGKAPECYAPVDARLGALYQATGSQWAAGYHTGVDFLTPSGTAVRAMAAGTVISAGWAGSFGFQVILRHPDGIHSQYAHLSAIAVRSGQNVDAAQRVGRSGSTGNTTGPHLHFEIRTGPGHGSDIDPLPYLRSQGVALG
- a CDS encoding alpha/beta hydrolase; this translates as MRRFARTLVTAALAVAAVAGTAGWASGESQSAVTGPPPGTAAWLADTASGRPLPDPATAAPGEVARFFAGLDKGVRRELLGRHPLVVGNLDGAPLPLRYEANRIAVAATGEARYASLAAPDRQILAFDPRGRGQVAEVFGDLERAAHVSVIVPGSDNDATAYDGGRRAHTGPAGMARSLRAAAGPADAVIAWTGYTTPVGVGLDAADGRLAQAGAARLARFTAGLDAVGAPDPALFCHSYGSVVCGLAARHTDAADIVVLGSPGMRADTAGALRTGARVWAARGPSDWIADVPNVEFAGIGHGADPTSPAFGARRVPAADVQGHTGYFTPGTQSLAAFAAIAKGEAR
- a CDS encoding acyltransferase gives rise to the protein MSASATLSPLKKAVERIDRQTPAHRDRAVDGLRALALLAVPTGHWLLGGFTLDAGGGLHNASPLSAFGGLAPASWVLQMLGIFFLVGGYASALSFRRHEGSVTAWLKGRMVRLGRPVLGVTAVWALAAPVLYAAGVPEATLRTGATLVIQPLWFVGVYAVVTALTPYCVRAAHRLGGWAALPLIASVAVVDFLRYGPLAESVPSWLALLNILPGWLFAYQLGVAWGERLIGRRGAWLLLAGGGVLFAALLVVFHYPASMVGVPGEARTNSHPPSLLVLALAAAQSGAAMLLRDRLARLLARPALWAPVVVVNLCAMTILCWHQSAMLAAAVPGSFVGELAGLTTAPDSLGWIVARVAWMPVFAVLLVGIARYARRFEGPPVEGRTAPAVRRALAGVLAAGFAVFALGLA
- a CDS encoding DUF350 domain-containing protein yields the protein MSDIINGLGRTSAFGALGLVLLILGIVLVDVLTPGKLPKQIWEERNRNASILLSSALLGIGGIVFTSIWTTYDDFGKGLLSTAAFGLLGLVLMGVAFLVLDLVTPGKLGAILVEPEPHPAVWVTASCNLAVAAIVAASIA
- a CDS encoding GNAT family N-acetyltransferase; the protein is MAEVRAARADEAEALTGLVMRSKAHWGYDAAFLAACAEELRIRPADVTARRIVVAENGRGDVLGLASLEGAPPRAELGLLFVEPSAIGQGVGRMLYRDVLRRAVELGVRRLLIDADPHAAGFYRAMGAVAASAAGAAAGGGDGVGPSGDGIGEGLGLGDGAGTGEGRGSDSDSDSEGSGPAGALVRFEVAPAPLAGWARAWTGGGRAVHLGNVAEFNAQFADASLDREQRPAHHYAALAAFYSPYPAALVLPRAVPEGWAALVCRQLGWTGVEVYDGLVDRGPGLVDAVRARPALAALLTGAGLPLVPWGRTRPFAELAGRPWRPGELRYESKSASHALFGRILAEGGHPGIVLPAQWRAGGRWAAARLLSARARAGESSVLKSEHGVGGSGTTVVTPDEVRAAGGARAVLRRLPRGPLLVEEYVSGPAEGPRDLTYDGFVDPRGRVHEVGGAVMEVDGAAYRGATVGPGVVPAWSERALLGFGAAVGRELAASGYRGWFDVDFVADGAGRLAPTETNLRLTGPSVAFMVAARLDALRGAGHFVRIADRVELGARLPDAQLDEVCEALARDCAELGAVFVPAIPTAAFAPLPWLGVLVAAHSREVLDAAEALVRERALAVGAGFGGPAQPEPTPQARTRRQPQPGQSSKSKGEAFLRET
- a CDS encoding AMP-binding protein, yielding MTQGSESTRSDRPSSDGTDTVLHRFERWARDTPGAHAVIAGADSLTYGQLDARANQLAHYLLDAGLPADALVAVGTARQSELLVAVLAALKAGAAYTVVDVEAPRAARQLLAAVEPFALLTHAPHEARLDDGSGRRVIRLGSESAAISARPTGPPPRTGPGRTAAVLCAGGAVPRAVPISHPRLLAAYESWAEVARLHPGDRHLVTSGASVTAFAAGWTRALCSGGALVVPVLAPWRPEEIREAIEAEQVTVVHTDPAGAARLLLRDPGPKDAGQQPGVPGPRHEAGPQLRAVRLLTVTGDRLYLDEQAALQSRLRTGVRLLNVYGLTETAGAGAWFDLPQLPGPVDDPEELSLIGTPFPGCRVDLRAGEIRLTPPDGGDAIPTGDLARLREDGLLEFGGRIRDRITVDGRTLDPHALESALRGHEGIGSAMVAAVPGFQGVRRLVAYVAPPADDTSWPPGSLLPDIDEVRAHLADKVPSEDRPRAVVRLRILPRNRAGQEDRAGLPQPPQTVLGDATAGVARGGGKYGAASAGEGSASCAIGCGAIVLAFVSRLLTDFIWPGSTDLTGVPNPWAFLFGNLYLFECLAFGLGVVFLFTGRARMLSHGRGRALTTAAHLAVVYLLVSWWPQDNLYRLAAKQDWPRQAALVYTFNVPLMIAAAVLAFYVSRKKASPFDFED
- a CDS encoding ABC transporter ATP-binding protein: MDMEVTAWTSLHSAINAQQDRRPLSRASLRRIAAFARPHRRGLTFFLLLSVVTALLAVATPVLASRIVDAIVGGRDSGTVTRLALLIALIAVAEAALGLLIRRLSATLGEGLILDLRTAVFDHVQRMPVAFFTRTRTGALVSRLNNDVIGAQRAFSNTLSGVVANTVTLLLTLAVMLSISWQITLLALVLLPVFVLPARRMGARMAAMQREASALNAAMGTQMTERFSAPGATLVKLFGRPADESAEFAARAARVRDIGIRTAMAQSAFITALTLVSALALALVYGLGGYYALRGTLDAGSVVALALLLTRLYAPLTALAGARVEVMSAMVSFERVFEILDLKPLISQKPDARRVPDGPVTVEFDGVSFGYPSPDKVSLASLEEVATLDARGGTQVLHEVSFRAGPGQMIALVGSSGAGKSTIAQLLPRLYDADAGAVRLGGVDVRDLTADSIRETLGMVTQDGHLFHESVRANLLLARPDAAEEEIWEALRRSRLDGLVASLPDGLDTVVGERGYRLSGGERQRLTIARLLLARQRVVILDEATAHLDSTSEAAVQEALGEALAGRTAVVIAHRLSTVQAADQILVVEEGRIVERGTHTELLAAGGRYEELYRTQFAAAEAHSGGAVPAPGA
- a CDS encoding VOC family protein, whose amino-acid sequence is MDIKLELVAVPVTDVDRAKAFYERIGFNADHDVTVSEDVRFVQLTPPGSACSIALGKGLTRMTPGSLDNMQVVVTDIEEAYADLRGRGIEVTEIQDMPWGSFVYFSDPDGNGWAVQQTTPRTSSGSGTGAEG
- a CDS encoding helix-turn-helix domain-containing protein encodes the protein MMLEDLVRLRRARDLMDRDYAEPLDVPALAHAALMSPGHFSRSFRAAFGETPYSYLMTRRIERAKALLRRGDLSVTEVCFAVGCTSLGSFSSRFTELVGESPSAYRARGHDQGADIPACVAKIFTRPVRNGEAKPAAQP